A single genomic interval of Daucus carota subsp. sativus chromosome 1, DH1 v3.0, whole genome shotgun sequence harbors:
- the LOC108227578 gene encoding probable aquaporin NIP5-1, which produces MAETEVGAQTMPGTPGTPGTPGGPLFTALQLDSLTYERSDRKTVPGCMCFPVDAPAWSAPQTCFSTAVSVPYVSLTRKLGAEFIGTFILIFVATAGPIVNQKYNGAETLIGNAACAGLAVMVVILSTGHISGAHLNPSLTIAFAALRHFPWVHVPAYIAAQVSGSICASFALKGVFHPFMSGGVTVPSIGNGQAFALEFLITFNLLFVVTAVATDTRAVGELAGIAVGAVVMVNILIAGPSSGGSMNPVRTLGPAVAAGNYDGLWIYMVAPTLGALTGAGIYTSVKLHEDEAPLGSRRSFRR; this is translated from the exons ATGGCTGAGACTGAGGTTGGAGCACAGACAATGCCAGGGACTCCTGGAACGCCAGGGACCCCGGGAGGGCCGTTGTTCACGGCCCTCCAACTGGACTCCCTCACTTATGAGCGGAGTGATCGGAAAACGGTGCCCGGGTGCATGTGTTTTCCGGTTGATGCACCTGCATGGAGTGCACCTCAGACTTGCTTCAGTACTGCTGTCTCAGTCCCTTATGTTTCTCTCACGCGGAAG CTTGGAGCAGAGTTCATCGGAACATTTATCCTAATATTTGTGGCAACAGCAGGGCCTATAGTGAATCAAAAGTACAATGGCGCGGAGACGCTTATAGGCAATGCAGCTTGCGCTGGCCTCGCGGTTATGGTTGTTATTCTCTCCACTGGGCATATTTCTGGAGCTCATCTTAACCCCTCACTCACCATTGCCTTTGCGGCTCTACGCCATTTTCCATGGGTTCATGTCCCTGCTTACATTGCGGCTCAAGTTTCAGGTTCCATCTGTGCTTCTTTCGCTCTTAAAGGCGTATTTCATCCGTTCATGTCTGGCGGTGTTACTGTCCCTTCCATTGGTAATGGCCAGGCATTCGCCCTCGAGTTTCTCATTACTTTCAATCTCCTCTTTGTGGTCACTGCTGTCGCCACAGATACTCGTGCA GTGGGAGAGTTAGCAGGGATTGCTGTTGGAGCTGTTGTTATGGTTAACATTCTTATTGCAGG ACCATCGAGTGGTGGCTCGATGAATCCTGTTCGTACACTTGGACCAGCAGTTGCAGCAGGAAACTACGACGGACTCTGGATCTACATGGTGGCACCCACGCTGGGTGCACTGACAGGGGCAGGCATTTACACATCAGTGAAGCTCCACGAAGACGAGGCACCCTTGGGATCCAGGAGGAGCTTCCGTCGCTGA